One window of Camelus dromedarius isolate mCamDro1 chromosome 18, mCamDro1.pat, whole genome shotgun sequence genomic DNA carries:
- the CDH26 gene encoding cadherin-like protein 26 yields the protein MAAALHSLLTNAIFIFKVNITNSFQQENDDLTNDTKVGRLLRRSKRRWVITTLELQEEDPGPFPKLVGELFNNVHDNTELMYFISGPGVDEHPEIGLFSIEDHKNGKIYVHRPIDREKTPSFMICCDVAKRLTGKIVDKSLIVNIRVSDVNDHAPQFPEKEFNISVKENHDAGQPIFQMLAVDLDQENTPNSQVLYSLASQTPAPREHGFRIDRLSGEIRLSGCLDYETAPRFTLLIGARDRGDPPLSASATVHVLVRDSNTHAPAFAPDSYNIQVSEGQVSQGVLRLQVQDGDSPFTSAWKVKFNISKGDEEGHFDILTDPETNEGILNVIKPLDYETHPAWSLVVAMENEEPLFSCEAGRLQKPRRAVASATVSVQVTNANDPPAFHPATFIVSVADGAGPGIQLGIFNAMDPDRTASQIRYTLAYDPADWVTLDERSGGVITRKQVDRESPHVNDSFYMIIAHAVDDGVPPQTGTGTMLLFLSDTNDNAPTLHPGSRHLEVCESAGDEPLLIQAEDGDLEPFSDPFTFELDNTWGNTEDTWKLGENRGRSVELLMLRSLPRGDYSVPLFIGDKQGLSQKQTVHVRVCSCPDGFVCAEPSVAGAELPWGALAPVCAALVALAVALLFLLRCCSVSKAQRQGHPTLQEEGLQTLIPYNVEGGPACTQGRSDVRDQMPSQSANTTEAHTKLGAKGCGVLFEPRGVKNKYSTPVSTGLGFLQALSLCRSFLLLVAPLLLILRGPGAGWLCGADVWEDDPGCRPRVYTEEGECEPAESLSSLAFSEHNLLLDLLDSLGPKAAPLEEIYSETAILSLKKSIF from the exons ATGGCAGCAGCAT TACATTCCCTACTAACtaatgccatttttatttttaaggtcaaCATCACCAACAGCTTCCAACAAGAAAATGACGATCTTACCAATGACACAAAGGTGGG CCGGCTTCTGCGGCGATCCAAGAGAAGATGGGTTATCACCACCTTGGAGCTGCAAGAGGAAGACCCAGGACCCTTTCCCAAACTTGTTGGGGAG ctgtTCAATAATGTACATGATAACACGGAATTAATGTACTTCATCAGTGGACCTGGTGTGGATGAACATCCAGAGATTGGCTTGTTTTCTATAGAAGATCAcaagaatggaaaaatatatgttcacCGCCCTATTGATCGAGAGAAAACACCATCTTTTATG ATTTGCTGTGATGTTGCGAAACGCTTAACGGGAAAAATTGTGGATAAATCCTTGATTGTCAACATCAGGGTCAGCGATGTGAATGATCACGCACCCCAGTTCCCCGAGAAGGAATTTAACATCAGCGTGAAGGAGAACCACGATGCAG GTCAACCTATTTTTCAGATGTTGGCCGTGGATTTGGATCAAGAAAACACTCCAAATTCTCAAGTCCTTTACTCCCTGGCTTCTCAAACGCCGGCACCGAGAGAGCACGGCTTCCGGATTGACCGCCTTAGCGGAGAAATACGGCTGTCAGGATGCTTAGATTACGAG acCGCGCCCCGGTTCACGCTGCTCATCGGAGCGAGGGACCGCGGGGACCCGCCGCTGTCGGCCTCGGCCACGGTGCACGTGCTCGTGCGGGACAGCAACACCCACGCGCCCGCCTTCGCGCCGGACAGC TATAACATTCAGGTTTCTGAAGGCCAAGTCAGCCAGGGCGTGTTACGTCTCCAGGTCCAAGATGGTGATTCTCCGTTTACGTCCGCGTGGAAAGTGAAATTCAATATATCGAAAGGCGATGAAGAGGGACACTTTGACATTCTGACTGATCCCGAGACCAATGAAGGGATTTTAAATGTTATCAAG CCTTTGGACTATGAGACTCACCCCGCATGGAGCCTGGTCGTGGCCATGGAGAACGAGGAGCCGCTCTTCTCCTGTGAGGCTGGACGCCTGCAGAAGCCCAGGAGGGCAGTGGCCAGCGCCACCGTGAGTGTGCAGGTGACCAACGCAAACGACCCGCCCGCCTTCCACCCCGCCACCTTCATCGTCAGTGTGGCCGACGGCGCTGGGCCAGGGATTCAGCTGGGAATTTTTAATGCTATGGACCCAGACAGAACTGCCAGCCAGATAAG ATACACACTGGCTTATGATCCGGCAGACTGGGTCACCCTAGATGAGCGCTCAGGAGGGGTTATCACCAGGAAGCAAGTTGACCGCGAGTCGCCTCACGTAAATGACAGTTTTTACATGATCATCGCTCACGCTGTTGACGATG GTGTCCCGCCGCAGACAGGGACGGGGACCATGCTGCTCTTCCTGTCCGACACCAATGACAACGCCCCGACCCTCCACCCCGGGTCTCGACACCTGGAGGTCTGCGAGTCTGCAGGGGACGAGCCCCTCCTCATCCAGGCAGAGGACGGCGACCTTGAGCCCTTCTCCGACCCCTTCACCTTCGAATTGGACAATACCTGGGGAAACACAGAAGACACATGGAAACTGGGGGAAAATCGGG GTCGGTCGGTGGAACTTTTAATGTTGAGAAGCCTCCCACGTGGTGACTACTCTGTGCCGCTTTTCATCGGAGACAAACAGGGACTTTCCCAGAAGCAGACTGTCCACGTGAGGGTCTGTTCCTGTCCGGACGGATTCGTATGTGCAGAGCCTTCTGTCGCCGGAGCCGAACTTCCTTGGGGGGCCCTGGCCCCTGTCTGTGCGGCGCTCGTGGCTCTGGCAG TCGCCCTGCTTTTCCTGCTGCGATGCTGTTCTGTGTCTAAAGCCCAGAGGCAGGGGCACCCCACCCTGCAGGAGGAAGGCCTCCAGACCCTGATCCCGTATAATGTCGAGGGCGGACCCGCGTGTACCCAG GGAAGGTCAGATGTCAGGGATCAGATGCCATCCCAGTCCGCCAACACCACTGAGGCGCACACTAAGTTAGGAGCCAAG GGTTGTGGCGTGCTTTTTGAGCCAAGAGGCGTGAAGAACAAGTACTCCACTCCTGTAAGTACAG GTCTGGGCTTCCTCCAGGCTCTCAGCCTTTGCCGGTCCTTCCTCCTCCTCGTGGCCCCTCTGCTCCTCATCCTGAGAGGCCCGGGTGCAGGCTGG CTCTGCGGCGCGGACGTCTGGGAGGATGACCCTGGCTGCCGGCCTCGCGTCTACACGGAGGAGGGCGAGTGCGAGCCAGCCGAGAGCCTCAGCTCCCTCGCCTTCTCAGAACACAATCTGCTGCTTGACTTGCTGGACTCTCTGGGGCCAAAGGCTGCGCCACTGGAAGAAATATATTCTGAGACGGccattctttccttaaaaaaaagcatattttga